A DNA window from Arachis duranensis cultivar V14167 chromosome 3, aradu.V14167.gnm2.J7QH, whole genome shotgun sequence contains the following coding sequences:
- the LOC107478869 gene encoding zinc finger CCCH domain-containing protein 43 isoform X1 → MEPSESESVGSSTTTTTKDPQLGSQSEPSSPFPNHHHDPQQSEPDLSQNLGLQDETRDELGAEFHKKLDLKDEDERVAENEKKDSNFVAGSGEYGGEELGGEGGCAPETGEAQGSDDNDGWDDDEGYGWNENVKESEVDKVSGDFDVDGDGNGDDEVEVEGDEEVEKKKDRSSGRVQQQYPLRPDAEDCAFYLKTGTCKFGFNCKFNHPLGRRKNQAVKEKVGGEREEPAEKSGQIECKYYLRSGGCKFGKACKFNHTRGKPSAAPLLELNFLGLPIRLGEKQCPYYMRTGSCKFGANCKFNHPDPTSGGRVGDSVSGFGNGNYVPLQGASQPSGPSWSSSKTLNDTAPFVPMMLSPSQAVSPRSPEWNGYQAPVYLSERSMHPPSAYVMNNPTIETPMYMHQPKQTPIEEFPERPGEPECSYFLKTGDCKFKSNCKFHHPKNRVARIPPCNLSDKGLPLRPDQNVCSHYSRYGICKFGPACKFDHPVINPSPPSSPGLDQQTSYTDTPNEMTTMEGNGDANDEAIRQPV, encoded by the exons ATGGAACCTTCTGAATCAGAATCAGTTGGTTCCTCCACCACAACCACCACCAAAGACCCACAATTGGGTTCTCAGAGTGaaccttcttctccttttcccAATCATCATCACGATCCTCAACAATCAGAGCCAGATCTCAGTCAAAATTTGGGGTTGCAGGATGAAACTCGTGATGAACTTGGTGCAGAGTTCCACAAGAAGTTGGATttgaaggatgaggatgaaagGGTAGCTGAAAATGAGAAGAAAGATTCGAACTTTGTAGCTGGTAGTGGAGAATATGGTGGTGAGGAATTGGGTGGTGAAGGTGGTTGTGCCCCGGAAACAGGTGAAGCACAGGGGAGTGATGATAATGATGGTTGGGATGATGATGAGGGTTATGGCTGGAATGAGAATGTGAAAGAGAGTGAGGTTGATAAGGTAAGTGGAGATTTTGATGTTGATGGTGATGGTAATGGTGATGATGAAGTTGAAGTTGAAGGTGATGAAGAagtggagaagaagaaagatagaAGCAGTGGTAGAGTTCAGCAGCAATATCCACTGAGGCCTGATGCTGAAGATTGTGCTTTCTATCTTAAAACTGGAACTTGCAAATTTGGATTCAATTGCAAGTTTAATCACCCACTTGGTAGGAGGAAGAACCAG GCTGTTAAAGAGAAGGTTGGGGGAGAAAGAGAAGAACCGGCTGAAAAATCGGGCCAGATAGAATGCAAG TATTATTTAAGGTCGGGAGGATGTAAGTTTGGAAAAGCTTGTAAATTTAACCACACAAGAGGAAAGCCTTCAGCTGCGCCACTTTTGGAGCTTAACTTTCTTGGCTTGCCTATACGATTG GGAGAGAAACAATGTCCCTATTACATGCGCACAGGCTCCTGTAAGTTTGGAGCAAATTGCAAGTTTAATCATCCTGATCCTACTTCTGGTGGTAGAGTTGGGGATTCTGTTTCAGGATTTGGTAATGGTAATTATGTACCCCTACAAGGCGCATCACAACCATCTGGTCCCTCGTGGTCATCTTCAAAAACATTAAATGATACTGCTCCTTTTGTGCCAATGATGCTTTCGCCTAGTCAAGCGGTTTCTCCCCGAAGTCCTGAATGGAACGGATACCAG GCACCTGTCTATTTATCCGAGAGGAGTATGCACCCACCATCGGCATATGTCATGAACAACCCAACAATCGAAACACCTATGTACATGCACCAACCAAAGCAGACGCCAATTGAAGAGTTTCCAGAAAGGCCTGGTGAACCCGAATGCAGCTACTTCTTAAAAACTGGAGATTGCAAGTTCAAATCCAATTGTAAATTCCATCATCCAAAGAATCGGGTTGCAAGAATACCTCCGTGCAACCTCAGTGACAAGGGCCTGCCTCTGAGACCT GATCAGAATGTATGCTCCCATTACAGCCGCTACGGGATTTGCAAATTTGGACCAGCTTGTAAGTTTGACCACCCGGTAATAAACCCATCTCCCCCAAGTAGTCCTGGACTTGATCAGCAAACTTCTTATACAGACACGCCTAATGAGATGACTACGATGGAGGGAAATGGAGATGCCAATGATGAGGCAATTCGTCAGCCTGTTTAG
- the LOC107478869 gene encoding zinc finger CCCH domain-containing protein 43 isoform X2: MEPSESESVGSSTTTTTKDPQLGSQSEPSSPFPNHHHDPQQSEPDLSQNLGLQDETRDELGAEFHKKLDLKDEDERVAENEKKDSNFVAGSGEYGGEELGGEGGCAPETGEAQGSDDNDGWDDDEGYGWNENVKESEVDKVSGDFDVDGDGNGDDEVEVEGDEEVEKKKDRSSGRVQQQYPLRPDAEDCAFYLKTGTCKFGFNCKFNHPLGRRKNQAVKEKVGGEREEPAEKSGQIECKYYLRSGGCKFGKACKFNHTRGKPSAAPLLELNFLGLPIRLGEKQCPYYMRTGSCKFGANCKFNHPDPTSGGRVGDSVSGFGNGNYVPLQGASQPSGPSWSSSKTLNDTAPFVPMMLSPSQAVSPRSPEWNGYQAPVYLSERSMHPPSAYVMNNPTIETPMYMHQPKQTPIEEFPERPGEPECSYFLKTGDCKFKSNCKFHHPKNRVARIPPCNLSDKGLPLRPNVCSHYSRYGICKFGPACKFDHPVINPSPPSSPGLDQQTSYTDTPNEMTTMEGNGDANDEAIRQPV, translated from the exons ATGGAACCTTCTGAATCAGAATCAGTTGGTTCCTCCACCACAACCACCACCAAAGACCCACAATTGGGTTCTCAGAGTGaaccttcttctccttttcccAATCATCATCACGATCCTCAACAATCAGAGCCAGATCTCAGTCAAAATTTGGGGTTGCAGGATGAAACTCGTGATGAACTTGGTGCAGAGTTCCACAAGAAGTTGGATttgaaggatgaggatgaaagGGTAGCTGAAAATGAGAAGAAAGATTCGAACTTTGTAGCTGGTAGTGGAGAATATGGTGGTGAGGAATTGGGTGGTGAAGGTGGTTGTGCCCCGGAAACAGGTGAAGCACAGGGGAGTGATGATAATGATGGTTGGGATGATGATGAGGGTTATGGCTGGAATGAGAATGTGAAAGAGAGTGAGGTTGATAAGGTAAGTGGAGATTTTGATGTTGATGGTGATGGTAATGGTGATGATGAAGTTGAAGTTGAAGGTGATGAAGAagtggagaagaagaaagatagaAGCAGTGGTAGAGTTCAGCAGCAATATCCACTGAGGCCTGATGCTGAAGATTGTGCTTTCTATCTTAAAACTGGAACTTGCAAATTTGGATTCAATTGCAAGTTTAATCACCCACTTGGTAGGAGGAAGAACCAG GCTGTTAAAGAGAAGGTTGGGGGAGAAAGAGAAGAACCGGCTGAAAAATCGGGCCAGATAGAATGCAAG TATTATTTAAGGTCGGGAGGATGTAAGTTTGGAAAAGCTTGTAAATTTAACCACACAAGAGGAAAGCCTTCAGCTGCGCCACTTTTGGAGCTTAACTTTCTTGGCTTGCCTATACGATTG GGAGAGAAACAATGTCCCTATTACATGCGCACAGGCTCCTGTAAGTTTGGAGCAAATTGCAAGTTTAATCATCCTGATCCTACTTCTGGTGGTAGAGTTGGGGATTCTGTTTCAGGATTTGGTAATGGTAATTATGTACCCCTACAAGGCGCATCACAACCATCTGGTCCCTCGTGGTCATCTTCAAAAACATTAAATGATACTGCTCCTTTTGTGCCAATGATGCTTTCGCCTAGTCAAGCGGTTTCTCCCCGAAGTCCTGAATGGAACGGATACCAG GCACCTGTCTATTTATCCGAGAGGAGTATGCACCCACCATCGGCATATGTCATGAACAACCCAACAATCGAAACACCTATGTACATGCACCAACCAAAGCAGACGCCAATTGAAGAGTTTCCAGAAAGGCCTGGTGAACCCGAATGCAGCTACTTCTTAAAAACTGGAGATTGCAAGTTCAAATCCAATTGTAAATTCCATCATCCAAAGAATCGGGTTGCAAGAATACCTCCGTGCAACCTCAGTGACAAGGGCCTGCCTCTGAGACCT AATGTATGCTCCCATTACAGCCGCTACGGGATTTGCAAATTTGGACCAGCTTGTAAGTTTGACCACCCGGTAATAAACCCATCTCCCCCAAGTAGTCCTGGACTTGATCAGCAAACTTCTTATACAGACACGCCTAATGAGATGACTACGATGGAGGGAAATGGAGATGCCAATGATGAGGCAATTCGTCAGCCTGTTTAG